DNA from Sorex araneus isolate mSorAra2 chromosome 6, mSorAra2.pri, whole genome shotgun sequence:
caggagtaagccttacgCATCATGATatgaacccaaaaccaaaaaagaaacagaaagaaagcacCCAGAGTTTCAGATTTAAGATTAAAACGTAACTTATAAGGGTGGGGGAGTGTGCTGGAGGCTTggtgttcgatccctggtactacattgCCCCACAAGTATCTCCGGGAGCaccaaactgggagtagccctttaGCACAACCAGCCTAACCAAAAATCAAAGACCAAAAAGATAATTTATAGATTCCACTTGGGCAAGAGTATCACCTGTGTCTCCCACTACTATGTGGCGAATGCCCAGTCAGTCTCGCTCACAGCAATTAATAAATGTGTTAATAAATGGCCGCATGACTGGAAGAATGACTGAATAAATTCTCAAAGAAGTCTGTGACCCAGTGGTTTAGAATACGTTCTCATACTAGGAAGTCCAAGCAGGGTTGCTGAACAGAGGAATGATTCAGCAGCCCTCACAGACCCCGTGAAGCAATGAGGATGCAAGCAGCAAAACCAGCCTTGAGCACAGGGAGAGGCAGCAATGGTTCTTTTCGTGGTTCATGCCGTCTCACCGAGGTGGGGAAGTGCCTTTCACCAGCATCTGGAGTCCCAACTGGAAGGTTTAACTTAACTTTCACTCAAGTTTCTCCCGAGTTCCCCGGCCTGAGGAATTTCACAGGCCACGGGACTTGCAGTGCTAACACTGGACAGCTTCAAGCAAACCAAGACGGCAGATACCCCGAGTGAAAGCTTCAAAAGAAAAGATcccgggggccggagtgatagcacagcgggtagggcgtttgccttatacgcggctgacccgggttcaatccctggcatcccatatggtcccccaagcactgccaggagtaattcctgagtgcaaaagtgcaaagccaggagtaacccctgagcattgctgggtgtgacccaaaaagcaaaaaaaaaaaaaaaaaagatcccctCGGAGCCCCGTGAggaggcacagagccagagagctcAACAGTGAAAGTGAGGGGGCGAGAGAGTTGGCACAGccaggaggacacttgccttgcaccccgctgacctgggttctatcctggacatcccatatggtcccgagcaccgccaggagggattcctgagtgcggagccaggagtcagccctgagcaccaccaggtgtgcctccccctccccctgcaaaaaGAGAGTGGAGACAAGGGGCCTGGCACGCCCGAGACAGCTAGGTCAGACGGCAGACATGGTGCACCGGCACGGGGGCCACAGAACAGAGAACCtccgcttccctccccgcctcccggcCCCGTTGGTCCCACCTGATTCATCTTGTCGAAGTCCAAGGAAGGCCGCAGCCGCCGGGGGTCCTCCTCGTGGCGCCGCTTGACCCCAGCTTTGCGGGCATCCAGATCGCAAGGCTGGGAGCGGCTGCGGGGAAGGTTGCGGAGGCCTCGCGGTCGCCAGGGCAGCtctggggaggaggcgggggagcTCCGGGCGGAGGGCAAGAAGCGGCTCGCCTGCGGGCCCAGGCTGGGTGAGAGGGAGAAGCGGCGCTGGGGGGGGCACGGTGACAGGGATTCGGCATCACTCTCCCAGGAGCCACTTTGGGGGGAGGTGACACAGGGTCGAGAGGACTCTTGGGCCAGAGCCAGGCTGAAAAAAGGGGGGCTGTAGGGCCTGCGGGGTGGGGCACATTGAGAAGAGGCACTGGGAGCTTGGAGGAACCTGAGGCTGGAGACCCGCTTCGGGGGGCTCTGGTGAGGCACCTGCGGCCCAccccctccagcactgccccGGTGCTTGATGGGAGTCCACAGCTTGGAGGGGGCGGGCCGCCACACTGGCTGCCAGCGAGACAGGTCCACGGGCACTGAGAGTGAGCGGCAGTGCCTcttggagggaggggcggggggcacgggAAGCTTCTCCGGATCTGGGGGCTCGGGGCTTAGGACTTGGGAAAGGGGCTGCTCATGAGGGGAACTTCCCCGGCTGGGTGGTCTGAGGTGCAGGCTCAAGCCTGAGGGGTGGTAGCTGAGGTTGAGGCTGTCCTGGAACTCGGCACAGGAACAGTGGGGCAGGCCTCTCCAGGAAGCACCTTCTGGAAGGCAGTTGTAATAAAAATACCATTAACAATACCGAACATGCTTGTTAAGAGATTATTACTGTGCCGAACAATGACAGTGAGTGCTCCGTCTAAGGATTCCCCCAaactgcagaaaacaggaacccCCATTTCATAGATGAGACATTCTAGTAACAAGTGCCATGTAATCTAAAAATGAAAGCTAGATGCAAACCCAGGTATGTCGAAAGCTAAGCTTTCTTACAGTTTGGTTGGTTTCTGTtatgtgggccacacccagcagcgttgGGGGtacagggccactcctggcagagctcagtctGGTGGGGgacaatagtgctcaggggtggggctggagcgattgcacagtgggtagggtgtttgccttgcacacagctgccccaggttcgactcccagcatcccatatggtcctctgagcaccaccaggggtaattcctgagtgcagagccaggagtaacccctgtacatcgccgggtgtgacccaaaaagaaaaaaataaagaaaaaagaaaaataaatcgtGCTCAGGGGTGGTACGCAGGGATCCTGGAATTCGAGGACTAGCTCTGTCTCCCCGGCCCAAGGctaaggtttttgttgtttttttgttatgttgctgttgtgtggccacacctggtgataccaGATGGTTACTCTTGGgaggcag
Protein-coding regions in this window:
- the FAM53C gene encoding protein FAM53C, giving the protein MITLITEQLQKQTLDELKCTRFSISLPLPDHADISSCGNPFQLVSEGASWRGLPHCSCAEFQDSLNLSYHPSGLSLHLRPPSRGSSPHEQPLSQVLSPEPPDPEKLPVPPAPPSKRHCRSLSVPVDLSRWQPVWRPAPSKLWTPIKHRGSAGGGGPQVPHQSPPKRVSSLRFLQAPSASSQCAPPRRPYSPPFFSLALAQESSRPCVTSPQSGSWESDAESLSPCPPQRRFSLSPSLGPQASRFLPSARSSPASSPELPWRPRGLRNLPRSRSQPCDLDARKAGVKRRHEEDPRRLRPSLDFDKMNQKPYSGGVSLQETAREGSGISPPWFMACSPPPLSASCSPVGGSSQVLSESEEEEEGAVRWGRQALSKRTLCQQDFGDLDLNLIEEN